One segment of Nostoc piscinale CENA21 DNA contains the following:
- a CDS encoding group II intron maturase-specific domain-containing protein translates to MICIFYFLEVPNPILRGWRNFYRNAVSSRTFSYVDHKVFRMLIK, encoded by the coding sequence ATGATTTGTATATTTTATTTTTTGGAAGTCCCTAACCCAATATTAAGAGGATGGAGAAATTTCTACCGAAATGCGGTCAGTTCTAGGACGTTCTCTTACGTTGATCATAAAGTGTTCAGAATGCTCATTAAATGA
- a CDS encoding metallothionein yields the protein MTTTVTQMKCACPSCLCVVSLTDAVIKDGKAYCGEECANNHPNGQGCGHTGCDCQSNSLFPIHNSQLQSVVA from the coding sequence ATGACTACAACCGTTACTCAAATGAAATGTGCTTGTCCATCTTGCCTATGCGTTGTTTCTCTGACTGATGCTGTCATCAAAGATGGTAAAGCTTACTGTGGAGAAGAATGTGCCAATAATCATCCCAATGGGCAAGGCTGTGGTCACACAGGCTGTGATTGTCAATCCAATTCGCTTTTTCCCATTCACAATTCGCAGTTACAATCAGTGGTAGCTTGA
- a CDS encoding hybrid sensor histidine kinase/response regulator yields the protein MRLSQNTTPAATETEVLITEELAGRPTRQADLADENQALHTLSQHLSDEPQLLLKTLVRIGLELCQADSAGISLLETQSNGESRFRWVAIAGALEFLEQTTTPGNFSPCGTTLSAKQVQLYTYPERYFTYLHHPLFPIVEGLLIPLYINNQPLGTLWIVSHQETRRFDGEDHRLMSRLAGFSASALQSLNYWHQKAENAVRQEQAIRAKLNYTQAQFEALVANVPGIVYRYSPCPDHPYRFTFFSSGCYELLELEAQTIVQDGNAFVQLIHPEDVDSFKSSVTHAVENFLPWRWEGRIITPSGKLKWIVGSSRAVPTTEGNAWDGILIDITNHKLAEAELRQSREEAQAANRVKDEFLAVLSHELRSPLNPILGWSSLLLKRKLSEAKIEEGLATIHRNAQLQSELIEDLLDVSRILRGKLNLNCSPVDLTATIMGAMETVQLAAQAKSITLQAALEPNIGQVRGDATRLQQVIWNLLSNAVKFTPPGGQVNIHLEQLGNVVQITVSDTGKGIAPDFLAYIFDYFRQEDGSITRKFGGLGLGLAIARHLVELHSGTIEAQSPGVDQGATFIIRLPLMSPQPTTTQDSKLSDLSIDLSGVKVLVVDDEPDTRELVAFVLEQHGASVTAACSAQEALTILNQSNFDVLLSDIGMPNIDGYMLIQQLRNLWPQYRQIKAIAFTAYAGEINQQQALKAGFDRHIFKPIEPLTLAQAISDLVRST from the coding sequence ATGCGTTTATCTCAAAACACTACTCCAGCAGCCACAGAAACGGAAGTTTTGATTACAGAGGAACTAGCTGGTCGTCCAACAAGACAGGCAGACTTAGCTGATGAAAACCAAGCCCTCCACACACTATCCCAACACCTGAGTGATGAACCGCAATTACTACTCAAAACTCTAGTGCGGATTGGACTGGAATTATGTCAAGCTGATTCAGCCGGAATTAGCTTACTGGAAACACAATCCAATGGCGAATCTAGATTTCGCTGGGTAGCAATTGCAGGCGCATTGGAGTTTTTAGAACAAACCACGACTCCCGGTAATTTTAGTCCCTGTGGCACGACACTTTCTGCTAAACAAGTACAACTTTATACTTATCCAGAACGCTATTTTACTTACTTACATCATCCACTGTTCCCGATTGTTGAGGGATTGCTAATTCCGCTATACATCAATAATCAACCATTAGGCACTCTTTGGATTGTGTCCCATCAGGAAACACGACGCTTTGATGGTGAGGATCATCGGCTGATGAGCCGTTTAGCAGGTTTTAGTGCTTCTGCTCTGCAAAGTCTTAATTATTGGCATCAAAAGGCAGAGAATGCTGTACGTCAAGAGCAAGCAATTCGTGCAAAGCTCAATTACACTCAAGCTCAGTTTGAGGCACTGGTAGCAAATGTGCCTGGGATAGTATATCGTTACTCACCCTGCCCAGATCATCCTTATCGATTTACTTTTTTCAGTTCCGGCTGTTATGAACTATTGGAATTGGAGGCACAAACAATTGTTCAAGACGGCAATGCCTTTGTGCAATTAATTCATCCAGAAGATGTAGACTCGTTTAAATCTTCAGTCACTCATGCTGTAGAGAATTTTTTACCCTGGCGGTGGGAAGGACGGATTATTACTCCATCAGGTAAACTCAAATGGATTGTTGGTAGTTCCCGTGCCGTGCCAACGACAGAAGGCAACGCATGGGATGGGATACTGATAGATATTACAAATCATAAACTGGCAGAAGCAGAGTTACGCCAATCACGAGAAGAAGCCCAAGCCGCAAACCGAGTAAAAGATGAGTTTTTAGCGGTGCTTTCACATGAGTTACGCTCACCGCTAAATCCGATCTTAGGTTGGTCTAGTCTTCTTTTAAAACGCAAGCTCTCTGAAGCTAAGATAGAAGAAGGACTGGCAACTATTCACCGCAATGCTCAATTGCAATCAGAACTGATAGAAGATTTGTTGGATGTTTCACGCATTTTGCGAGGCAAACTTAACCTGAATTGCAGTCCGGTAGACCTTACAGCTACGATTATGGGGGCAATGGAAACGGTACAGCTGGCAGCCCAAGCCAAGTCAATCACTCTGCAAGCAGCACTTGAACCAAATATTGGTCAGGTTAGAGGTGATGCAACTCGTTTGCAACAGGTGATTTGGAATCTGCTCTCCAACGCCGTCAAATTTACCCCTCCGGGCGGACAGGTGAACATCCATTTAGAGCAGCTAGGCAATGTGGTTCAAATTACTGTTAGCGATACAGGCAAAGGTATTGCTCCTGACTTTCTAGCTTATATTTTTGACTACTTCCGCCAAGAAGATGGCTCCATCACTAGAAAGTTCGGTGGGCTAGGATTAGGTTTGGCGATCGCACGCCACTTAGTAGAACTGCATAGTGGCACAATCGAGGCGCAAAGTCCAGGTGTTGACCAAGGAGCTACTTTTATCATCCGATTACCATTAATGTCTCCCCAGCCGACAACAACTCAGGATAGTAAATTGTCTGATTTATCCATTGATTTGAGTGGTGTCAAAGTTTTAGTAGTGGATGATGAGCCTGATACTAGGGAATTGGTTGCGTTTGTGCTAGAGCAGCATGGAGCCAGCGTCACTGCCGCTTGTTCAGCACAAGAGGCACTAACCATACTTAACCAGTCTAATTTTGATGTTTTACTGAGTGATATTGGGATGCCTAATATTGATGGTTATATGTTGATACAGCAACTCAGAAATTTATGGCCGCAATATAGACAAATAAAAGCCATCGCTTTTACAGCTTATGCTGGTGAAATAAATCAGCAACAGGCACTAAAAGCTGGTTTTGATCGGCATATATTCAAACCAATCGAACCATTAACGTTAGCACAAGCCATTTCTGACTTGGTTCGCTCTACTTAG
- the groES gene encoding co-chaperone GroES, producing MAAVSLSISTVKPLGNVYDGLRLRIFIKVAQAKEKTAGGILLPDTAKEKPQIGEVVQVGPGKRNEDGSRQPMEVKIGERVLYSRYAGTDIKLGSEEYVLLSEKDVLAIVEDVASKT from the coding sequence ATGGCAGCCGTATCGCTGAGTATTTCGACAGTAAAACCATTGGGCAATGTCTACGACGGGCTACGCCTACGCATCTTTATTAAGGTCGCGCAAGCGAAAGAAAAAACTGCTGGGGGAATTTTATTGCCCGACACCGCCAAAGAAAAGCCACAGATTGGAGAAGTGGTGCAAGTCGGCCCGGGGAAGCGTAATGAGGATGGATCTCGTCAGCCAATGGAAGTGAAAATTGGCGAGCGAGTTCTCTATTCCAGATATGCCGGAACCGACATTAAACTCGGTAGCGAAGAATACGTGTTGTTGTCTGAAAAAGATGTCCTGGCGATCGTGGAGGATGTGGCATCCAAGACTTGA
- the zwf gene encoding glucose-6-phosphate dehydrogenase, whose product MAALLSDALVFFGITSDLAYKKIFPALQAMIQRGHFDIPIIGVGRRDWSIEQLQSYVRKSLEEQVGVDEAAFQKLCSLLYYIFGDYSDRATYDKLCQVLQIAEAPLYYLAIPPSLFATVVEGLGQSSCVKNGRVMVEKPFGRDLESARILNCILHSVFPESHIFRIDHYLGKEPVQNLLYTRFANSLLEPIWHRVSIASIQITMAEKFGIDGRGQFYEETGAIRDVVQNHLLQVTACLMMDPPINEQHEAIRDERARLLKSIDPIEPSNVVRGQYKGYRQEPGVAPDSKVETFAAVKLNIDTWRWASVPIYIRAGKCLPSTTTEVVVRLKRPPQDVFGERAFGLANYFYFRLSPNVLTAIGIRSKTPGDGMVGSEVGLVAQVEHSNEMNPYERLFEDAMKGDSMLFARQDEVEAQWQIVAPILDRATPVYEYAPHTWGPPLADHMIPPDGGWHNPNET is encoded by the coding sequence ATGGCAGCTTTACTCTCTGATGCCCTGGTATTTTTTGGGATCACAAGTGATTTAGCCTACAAAAAAATCTTTCCTGCCTTACAGGCGATGATTCAGCGCGGTCATTTTGACATTCCAATTATTGGAGTGGGTAGGCGAGATTGGAGCATCGAACAATTACAATCTTATGTGCGTAAGAGCCTGGAGGAACAGGTAGGCGTTGATGAGGCAGCTTTCCAGAAACTGTGTTCATTACTTTACTATATTTTTGGTGATTATAGCGATCGCGCCACCTATGATAAATTATGCCAGGTACTCCAAATAGCTGAAGCTCCTCTGTATTACTTAGCCATTCCTCCCAGTTTGTTTGCGACGGTTGTCGAAGGGTTAGGTCAATCAAGTTGTGTAAAGAATGGTCGCGTTATGGTAGAAAAACCCTTTGGACGCGATCTAGAATCGGCTAGAATACTGAACTGCATTCTGCACTCTGTCTTTCCCGAAAGTCATATTTTTCGGATTGACCATTACTTGGGAAAAGAACCAGTCCAAAACCTTCTCTACACTCGCTTCGCCAATTCATTACTCGAACCTATTTGGCATCGCGTCAGTATTGCCAGCATCCAAATCACGATGGCTGAAAAATTTGGCATAGATGGACGGGGACAGTTTTATGAAGAGACAGGCGCTATTCGGGATGTGGTGCAAAATCATCTACTTCAGGTGACGGCGTGTTTAATGATGGATCCGCCCATCAACGAGCAGCATGAAGCCATCCGAGATGAAAGAGCGCGATTGCTCAAATCCATAGATCCAATCGAACCCTCAAATGTAGTGCGCGGGCAGTACAAGGGCTATCGCCAGGAACCTGGTGTAGCTCCTGATTCCAAGGTCGAAACCTTCGCGGCGGTTAAGCTCAACATTGATACTTGGCGCTGGGCTAGCGTTCCAATTTACATTCGTGCAGGCAAATGTTTACCGAGTACAACTACTGAAGTTGTGGTCAGGCTCAAGCGTCCGCCGCAGGATGTTTTTGGCGAGCGTGCCTTTGGATTAGCAAATTATTTCTACTTTCGTCTTAGTCCAAATGTGCTGACTGCGATCGGCATTCGCTCTAAAACCCCAGGCGACGGAATGGTGGGTAGCGAAGTCGGACTAGTCGCTCAAGTCGAGCATAGCAATGAGATGAATCCCTACGAGCGGCTTTTTGAAGATGCCATGAAAGGCGACTCCATGTTATTTGCTCGCCAGGATGAAGTAGAAGCACAGTGGCAAATTGTTGCTCCTATCCTAGATCGAGCAACCCCTGTTTACGAATACGCACCTCATACCTGGGGGCCTCCTTTAGCGGATCACATGATTCCCCCAGATGGCGGTTGGCATAATCCTAATGAGACGTGA